A region from the Bacteroidales bacterium genome encodes:
- a CDS encoding tetratricopeptide repeat protein, with product MKKTLIIILITTNFIFLNYYNYANIDSLKNSLLTVSIYKKSEILNNLSFEFKNINLDSSFYYAELALKCSKKNKIKFEEGRALLRIANNHYATSNLLSGEKYYYNALSVFKELDNKNKIVKIYNNLGIINNMQGRYKKSIEYFQKSLSIKQKLNNDSISIANTLLNIGNVYFSWMNWDKATDFYFDALCLFEQTNNEYGIASTLNSMGNVYQKLEIYNKAIDYFSQALIIYNKLDAKREIATTISNIGNIYYFFYNDYNKALKNYKNANLIHTEINDYNGIVVTLYNIGHTYIKLKKYNMALEAFKKSLNLAEKHQLKNQIILNYESLSIIYELMDNDKISLDYYKKFHNLKDSIFNEEGRNKLAEYKTKYETEKKEIEIELLKKEKTIYTYKLKNQKILRNSVIIGYSLICLLIGLVFILLFSKRKIENVV from the coding sequence TTGAAAAAAACATTAATTATAATATTAATTACTACAAATTTTATATTTCTTAATTATTATAATTATGCAAATATTGATAGTTTAAAAAATAGTCTTTTAACAGTTTCTATATATAAAAAATCCGAGATTTTAAATAACCTTTCATTTGAATTCAAAAATATCAATCTTGATTCATCCTTTTATTATGCAGAGCTTGCATTAAAATGTTCAAAAAAAAATAAAATTAAATTTGAAGAAGGCAGGGCTTTATTAAGAATTGCTAATAATCATTATGCTACATCAAATTTACTAAGTGGTGAAAAATATTATTACAATGCTTTATCGGTATTCAAAGAACTTGACAATAAAAATAAAATTGTAAAAATATATAACAATCTGGGAATTATTAACAATATGCAAGGTCGATATAAAAAGTCAATTGAATATTTTCAGAAATCACTTTCAATAAAACAAAAATTAAATAATGATAGCATATCAATAGCGAATACTTTGCTTAATATTGGAAATGTTTATTTTTCATGGATGAACTGGGATAAAGCTACTGATTTCTATTTTGATGCTTTATGTTTATTTGAACAAACGAATAATGAATATGGAATAGCCAGTACTCTAAATAGTATGGGTAATGTATATCAAAAACTTGAAATCTATAATAAAGCTATTGATTATTTTAGTCAGGCATTAATTATATATAATAAATTAGATGCTAAAAGAGAAATTGCTACAACTATTTCAAATATCGGTAATATTTATTATTTTTTTTACAATGATTATAACAAAGCACTAAAAAACTATAAAAATGCCAATTTAATTCATACAGAAATTAATGATTATAATGGCATAGTTGTAACATTATATAATATTGGACATACATATATTAAATTAAAAAAATATAATATGGCATTGGAAGCCTTTAAGAAAAGCCTTAATTTAGCTGAGAAACACCAACTTAAAAACCAAATAATATTAAATTACGAATCACTGTCAATAATATATGAATTAATGGATAATGATAAAATCTCTTTAGATTACTATAAAAAATTTCATAATCTTAAAGATTCTATATTTAATGAAGAAGGAAGAAATAAACTGGCTGAGTACAAAACAAAATATGAAACAGAAAAAAAAGAAATAGAAATAGAACTTCTAAAAAAAGAAAAAACTATTTATACTTATAAGCTAAAAAATCAAAAAATTCTCAGAAATTCTGTTATTATCGGATATAGTTTAATATGTTTGCTTATTGGATTAGTATTTATTCTTTTATTTAGTAAAAGAAAAATTGAAAATGTTGTATAA
- a CDS encoding response regulator produces MHNYLKYKINITTLFLLFFLSSYSFPIESFILTNQEFVNFVKYIEIFEDTSKNHTIATISSITAFNKDKLKKNKKEIHFDFNNSIFWLKFKIINKNNYNKTMVLEIKNPTINKIQLFEKHKNKILETNITGDALHFNTRQIKNRNFIYELNLKPNSEYEYYLSIESEGDALNIPVFLYSQSAFICKIGNSNIFNGLFYGIILAILITTFIFWIVNLRQKDSLFYIWFFVYVFFVGLFNLNIDGFAFQYIWPGSPWLTNNMIIALPMIGWFCLARFTNEFFEIKKNNKNLHSFISILSYIIIIFVIISFTNILNLKTQIFLVIVFSMLLLIVINYTAILFFKYNKKLSSYFILAFLALIISAIVIFTNIYFGSFNYIIRDFAMKIGMALQVIILLIALSIRIKIKQDNIYNKSIKKIKELKEAAKIELEKKVIDRTLLVTESKNKLEEAYKLINQKNKDLEKSFKKSSNHYIKLQKALILINKQKQNLENANIEIKESTRLKEIFLANTSHEIRTPLNAIAGFTNLLLKTILSPKQISYLKNIKASGDNLLVVINDILDFSKIEAGKLKIEKVEFNIFDLVDNVISTFNVKTDEKNIDLIYKIDQNIPEILVGDPVRLNQILINLIGNAIKFTGTKGKIKLLINLRSGNDNFDIVFKVIDTGIGIAKENINVIFDSFTQAERNTTRKYGGSGLGLTIVKQLIDLQNGNISVESEINKGTTFTFNLIFGKVKEKLQEPIKEKDIIFEKDNLLDLNILVVEDNEINQQLAIDTIDSWEQNIKVDIANNGIDAIKKIEDNDYHLILMDIQMPQMDGIETSIHIRKKLPHPKNKIPIIAMTAHTMEDEKDNCLKIGINDYISKPFNPDELYVKIKLFTNQDNENVLKKEIPAHDKFIDNNISNQKYTKSFKNSIQVIQETKLKFIKLDKLNKIYKSDLKKIKKIIKLYLISIPGEIEELDRAIEDKNWEIVKNVAHTLKPKMIYLGLKNLHNYSKTIEINARNQENIEKIPDLLNKIKDNWIFIEKDLDEILNA; encoded by the coding sequence ATGCATAATTATTTAAAATATAAAATTAACATAACAACATTATTTTTGTTGTTTTTTCTTTCTTCGTATTCTTTTCCTATAGAGTCCTTTATTTTAACGAATCAAGAATTTGTAAATTTTGTTAAATATATTGAAATATTTGAGGATACATCAAAAAATCATACTATTGCTACGATTTCTTCAATAACAGCCTTTAACAAGGATAAATTAAAAAAAAATAAAAAAGAAATACATTTTGATTTTAACAATTCAATATTCTGGTTAAAATTTAAAATAATTAATAAAAATAATTATAATAAAACTATGGTTCTTGAAATAAAGAACCCTACTATTAACAAAATTCAGCTATTCGAAAAACATAAAAACAAAATACTTGAAACAAATATAACAGGCGATGCATTACACTTTAATACAAGGCAAATTAAAAACAGAAATTTTATTTATGAATTAAACCTTAAACCAAATTCAGAATATGAATACTATTTATCTATTGAAAGTGAAGGTGATGCATTAAATATTCCTGTTTTTTTGTATTCGCAATCTGCGTTTATATGTAAAATAGGAAACTCTAATATTTTTAATGGACTATTTTACGGGATTATTCTGGCTATATTAATAACTACATTTATATTCTGGATTGTAAATTTAAGACAAAAAGACAGCTTATTTTATATTTGGTTTTTTGTTTATGTGTTTTTTGTTGGATTATTTAATCTTAATATAGATGGTTTTGCATTTCAATATATTTGGCCGGGCTCACCATGGTTAACGAATAATATGATAATAGCTCTTCCTATGATCGGATGGTTTTGTTTGGCAAGATTTACAAATGAATTTTTTGAAATAAAGAAAAATAACAAAAATCTTCATAGTTTTATTTCTATCTTAAGTTACATTATAATCATTTTTGTTATTATTTCATTTACTAATATATTAAATTTAAAAACTCAAATATTTCTTGTTATAGTTTTTTCAATGCTATTGTTAATTGTTATAAACTATACTGCTATTTTATTTTTTAAGTATAATAAAAAATTATCATCTTATTTTATTCTTGCTTTTTTAGCATTAATTATTTCAGCTATTGTTATTTTTACAAATATCTACTTTGGTTCGTTTAATTATATAATAAGAGATTTCGCTATGAAAATTGGTATGGCTTTACAGGTTATTATCTTATTAATAGCTTTATCAATTCGGATAAAAATAAAACAAGACAATATATATAATAAATCAATAAAAAAAATAAAGGAATTAAAAGAAGCTGCCAAAATTGAATTAGAAAAAAAAGTAATAGACAGAACTCTTTTAGTAACTGAAAGTAAAAACAAATTAGAAGAAGCATATAAATTAATAAATCAAAAAAATAAAGATTTAGAAAAATCCTTTAAAAAATCAAGCAATCATTATATTAAGCTTCAAAAAGCATTAATACTTATTAATAAACAAAAGCAAAATCTTGAAAATGCCAATATCGAAATAAAAGAAAGCACAAGACTAAAAGAAATTTTTCTTGCAAATACAAGTCATGAAATTAGAACTCCATTAAATGCAATTGCCGGTTTTACAAATCTATTATTAAAAACTATTTTATCACCAAAACAAATTTCATATTTAAAAAATATTAAAGCCTCAGGAGACAATTTACTTGTTGTTATTAATGATATATTAGATTTTTCAAAAATTGAAGCAGGAAAACTGAAAATTGAAAAAGTTGAATTTAACATATTCGATTTAGTTGATAATGTTATTAGTACTTTTAATGTAAAAACAGATGAAAAAAATATTGATTTAATATATAAAATTGACCAAAATATACCTGAAATTCTTGTTGGTGATCCTGTAAGATTAAACCAGATTTTAATAAATCTGATTGGAAATGCAATAAAATTTACTGGTACAAAAGGAAAAATAAAATTATTAATAAATCTCAGATCAGGGAATGATAATTTTGATATTGTTTTTAAAGTTATTGATACAGGAATCGGTATTGCTAAAGAAAATATAAATGTAATTTTTGATAGTTTTACACAAGCCGAAAGAAATACTACACGTAAATATGGTGGCTCAGGGTTAGGTTTAACAATAGTAAAACAATTAATTGATTTGCAAAATGGTAATATATCAGTTGAAAGTGAAATAAATAAAGGAACAACATTTACTTTCAATTTGATATTTGGAAAAGTTAAAGAAAAATTACAAGAACCAATTAAAGAAAAGGATATTATTTTTGAAAAAGATAACTTGCTTGATTTGAATATTCTTGTTGTTGAAGATAATGAAATAAATCAACAATTAGCTATAGATACAATCGATTCATGGGAGCAAAATATTAAAGTGGATATAGCAAATAATGGTATTGATGCAATTAAAAAAATTGAAGATAACGACTATCATTTAATCCTTATGGACATACAAATGCCACAAATGGACGGAATAGAAACCTCTATACACATTAGAAAAAAACTTCCACATCCAAAAAACAAAATACCTATAATTGCTATGACAGCCCATACTATGGAAGATGAAAAAGATAATTGTTTAAAAATTGGTATTAATGATTATATTTCAAAACCTTTTAATCCTGATGAGTTATATGTTAAAATAAAACTATTTACTAATCAGGATAATGAAAATGTACTTAAAAAAGAAATACCTGCACATGATAAATTTATTGATAATAATATTTCAAATCAAAAGTATACAAAATCATTTAAAAACTCTATACAAGTTATTCAGGAAACTAAATTAAAATTCATAAAACTTGATAAGCTAAATAAAATTTACAAAAGTGATTTAAAAAAGATTAAAAAAATAATTAAATTATATCTTATCTCAATACCCGGAGAAATTGAAGAATTAGATAGAGCAATAGAAGATAAAAATTGGGAAATTGTTAAAAATGTTGCACATACGCTAAAACCAAAAATGATTTATCTTGGTTTGAAAAATCTTCATAATTATTCAAAAACAATTGAAATTAATGCTAGAAATCAAGAAAATATAGAAAAAATACCAGACTTGTTGAACAAAATAAAAGATAATTGGATTTTTATAGAAAAAGATTTGGACGAAATATTAAATGCGTAA